From Bacillus basilensis, a single genomic window includes:
- a CDS encoding WXG100 family type VII secretion target, with translation MAEIKITPEELERIAGNFKNAAGEAQSQINRLEGDINSLEGQWAGATQAKFRGEFIQSKQAMQQYIPILEGISTDLKRIADKFRNTDNAY, from the coding sequence ATGGCAGAAATTAAAATCACACCAGAAGAACTTGAAAGAATCGCAGGAAACTTTAAAAACGCAGCAGGAGAAGCACAAAGTCAAATTAATAGACTTGAAGGCGATATTAATAGTTTAGAAGGACAATGGGCTGGGGCAACACAAGCGAAGTTCCGTGGAGAATTTATCCAATCTAAACAAGCAATGCAGCAATATATTCCAATCTTAGAGGGTATTTCAACAGACTTAAAACGTATTGCTGATAAATTCCGTAACACAGATAACGCATACTAA
- a CDS encoding vWA domain-containing protein: MLYQTQATQQTPAYIIYLLDVSASMNQMMDAGGEEKRRIDIVTDALSLAIRQMVFRSTKGSRLLPRYKLSILAYSDHVFDLLGGVKTIDEVARLRPLEKIQTHRLTDTAKAFSVVEKLLQKELPNLQEGPAPVVCHMTDGASTGEDPELIVRRIMNMSVPDGNVLIENIFISDEIMQEQITNIKKWEGIMSNTEITDEYGAKLQRLSSPIPQSYREMMTEHGFHIADGAVMMFPGTNADLVSLGFQMSAATPVR, translated from the coding sequence ATGTTATATCAAACGCAAGCAACACAACAAACACCAGCTTATATAATTTATCTTCTTGATGTAAGCGCATCAATGAACCAAATGATGGATGCAGGGGGAGAAGAAAAAAGAAGAATTGATATTGTAACGGATGCTCTTTCTTTAGCGATTCGCCAAATGGTATTTCGTTCAACAAAAGGTAGTCGCTTGCTCCCGAGGTATAAGTTATCTATTTTAGCCTATAGCGATCATGTTTTTGATTTATTGGGTGGTGTGAAAACAATAGACGAGGTAGCAAGACTGCGCCCACTAGAAAAAATCCAAACGCATCGTTTAACTGATACAGCAAAAGCTTTCTCTGTAGTGGAGAAGTTATTGCAAAAGGAATTACCAAATCTACAAGAAGGGCCAGCTCCTGTTGTTTGTCATATGACAGATGGTGCTTCAACTGGTGAAGATCCAGAATTAATTGTACGAAGAATTATGAATATGTCTGTACCTGATGGAAATGTACTAATTGAAAATATTTTTATTTCAGATGAAATTATGCAAGAACAAATTACTAATATAAAGAAGTGGGAAGGGATTATGTCAAATACAGAAATTACAGATGAGTATGGTGCAAAGTTGCAAAGACTTTCATCGCCTATCCCTCAAAGCTATCGTGAGATGATGACGGAACATGGATTTCATATTGCAGATGGTGCGGTGATGATGTTTCCTGGAACAAATGCGGACTTAGTATCACTTGGATTTCAAATGTCTGCTGCAACGCCGGTTCGATAG
- the murF gene encoding UDP-N-acetylmuramoyl-tripeptide--D-alanyl-D-alanine ligase: MNLKKLKEIVNGEGLQESFHLIEVHGVCINSKNIKEGNLFVPIIRVKDGHEYVKEAMDNGAVASLWKKPYGTPLKGIPIIFVDETLFALQQLAQFYRSEINVKVIGITGSNGKTTVKDIIGGILSSTYRVHKTKDNFNSQIGLPLTILEMKRNTEFLILEMGMSEKGQIRKLSRIAQPDVAIITMIGQSHLETLGSREEIAKAKFEIVDGLNDDGLFLYNGDEPLLSQNINMLGIECKSFGGKYTNDLFPTNVQLDEYGVHFKLNNSKIQYDVPLHGKHNIFNTIVGIAVGQFYKVPIEKIQEALQEINITQMRFQFLTAKTGFTIINDAWNASPSSMKAAIETLQKLNAYKKKIIVIGDMLELGKKAETYHREIGKMLNEESIQYVFTYGELAEIVAEEARKDYHTGKVQSFDNKAEIAEEVLRVITKKDVVLLKGSRGMALEEIVQNWM, encoded by the coding sequence ATGAATTTGAAAAAACTTAAAGAGATAGTAAATGGAGAAGGATTACAAGAATCCTTTCATCTTATAGAGGTACATGGTGTCTGCATAAATTCCAAAAATATTAAAGAAGGAAATTTATTCGTTCCAATCATTAGGGTGAAAGATGGGCATGAGTATGTGAAAGAGGCAATGGATAATGGGGCTGTCGCTTCCTTATGGAAAAAGCCTTACGGTACTCCGCTAAAAGGGATTCCAATTATATTTGTAGATGAAACTTTGTTTGCTTTGCAACAATTGGCACAATTTTATCGAAGCGAGATAAATGTAAAAGTAATCGGAATTACCGGTAGTAATGGCAAGACTACAGTAAAAGATATAATAGGAGGCATTTTAAGTTCAACTTATAGAGTGCATAAAACAAAAGATAATTTTAATAGTCAAATCGGTTTACCTTTAACAATTTTAGAAATGAAACGAAATACTGAGTTCTTAATACTTGAAATGGGAATGAGTGAAAAAGGACAAATTCGAAAATTATCACGAATAGCTCAGCCAGATGTAGCGATTATTACAATGATTGGACAGTCTCACTTAGAAACGCTTGGATCAAGAGAAGAGATTGCGAAGGCTAAATTTGAAATTGTAGACGGATTAAATGACGATGGACTGTTTTTATATAATGGTGATGAGCCATTACTTTCTCAAAATATTAATATGCTAGGTATAGAATGTAAGTCATTTGGTGGAAAGTATACAAATGATTTGTTTCCAACAAACGTACAATTAGATGAATATGGTGTTCATTTTAAATTAAATAATTCAAAAATACAGTACGATGTTCCCTTACATGGAAAACATAATATTTTTAATACGATTGTCGGAATCGCTGTAGGTCAATTTTACAAAGTTCCTATAGAAAAAATACAAGAAGCATTGCAAGAAATAAATATTACACAAATGCGCTTTCAGTTTTTAACCGCTAAAACAGGTTTTACAATTATTAACGATGCATGGAATGCCAGTCCTTCCTCCATGAAGGCTGCAATTGAAACGTTACAGAAATTAAATGCCTATAAGAAAAAAATTATAGTGATTGGGGATATGTTGGAGTTAGGGAAGAAAGCTGAAACATATCATAGAGAAATTGGTAAAATGTTAAATGAGGAGAGCATTCAATATGTATTTACGTATGGAGAGTTAGCCGAAATTGTAGCGGAAGAAGCAAGAAAGGACTATCATACAGGAAAAGTACAGTCATTTGATAATAAAGCCGAGATAGCAGAGGAAGTATTGAGAGTTATAACGAAAAAGGATGTTGTTTTATTGAAAGGTTCACGTGGAATGGCTTTAGAGGAGATTGTACAAAACTGGATGTGA
- the aspS gene encoding aspartate--tRNA(Asn) ligase, whose amino-acid sequence MGQIMKRSLTKECTEQSGKVVSLQGWVKKIRHLGNVSFLLLRDRTGVIQCVLENELAGFKVDVESVVHVIGEIVETSKTELGVEVLAHEVKILNGAEPLPFEINKKKLQVGLDQLLNERVLSLRHERTAAIFKVKSTLVQSFSEFLIENDFTRIFTPKIVSQGAEGGANVFKLPYFQKEAYLAQSPQFYKQMMVAGGLERVFEIAPVYRAEHHNSSRHLNEYISLDVELGFIHDFHEVMQLETDVLRYMFQQVAKNCEKELQLLQIEVPVITEIPKITLLEAQEILKSKYRKESPIGDLDTEGEKLLGKYVKETYKSEFVFITHYPKEARPMYTMPNNENPAITDSFDLLYKGLEITSGAQRIHNYEMLLASFKEKGLHPDKFQSYLNTFRYGCPPHGGFGIGLERVVYKLLELSNVREASAFPRDCTRLIP is encoded by the coding sequence ATGGGTCAAATCATGAAACGTTCACTCACAAAAGAATGTACGGAGCAAAGCGGAAAGGTTGTATCACTTCAAGGATGGGTAAAAAAGATTCGTCATCTAGGTAATGTTAGTTTTTTATTATTACGGGACAGAACGGGAGTAATTCAATGTGTATTAGAAAACGAGTTAGCTGGATTCAAAGTCGATGTAGAAAGTGTTGTCCACGTAATTGGTGAAATAGTTGAGACGTCAAAAACAGAATTAGGCGTAGAAGTACTTGCTCACGAAGTGAAAATATTAAATGGTGCAGAACCACTTCCGTTTGAAATAAATAAAAAGAAGTTACAAGTTGGTTTAGATCAACTACTTAATGAGAGAGTATTATCATTAAGACATGAGCGAACTGCGGCGATATTTAAAGTGAAATCTACACTCGTTCAGAGCTTTAGTGAATTCCTTATAGAGAACGATTTCACACGTATATTTACTCCGAAAATTGTTTCCCAAGGGGCAGAAGGAGGAGCGAATGTTTTTAAGCTTCCATACTTCCAAAAAGAAGCTTATTTAGCACAATCACCACAGTTTTATAAACAAATGATGGTAGCTGGGGGACTCGAACGTGTTTTTGAAATTGCACCTGTTTATAGGGCGGAACATCACAATTCTTCCCGTCATTTAAATGAATATATATCGTTAGACGTAGAGCTTGGCTTTATTCATGATTTTCATGAAGTGATGCAATTAGAAACAGATGTTTTACGATATATGTTTCAACAAGTAGCAAAAAACTGTGAGAAAGAACTACAACTATTACAAATAGAAGTACCTGTCATTACTGAAATACCGAAAATCACATTGTTAGAAGCACAAGAAATCTTGAAAAGTAAGTATCGTAAAGAATCTCCTATAGGGGATTTAGATACAGAAGGTGAAAAGTTACTAGGGAAATATGTGAAGGAAACATATAAGAGTGAATTTGTTTTTATTACACATTATCCGAAAGAAGCGAGACCGATGTATACGATGCCAAATAACGAGAATCCGGCTATTACTGATTCGTTCGACCTACTATATAAAGGATTAGAAATAACATCAGGAGCACAACGAATTCATAATTATGAAATGTTACTTGCTTCTTTTAAAGAAAAAGGATTACATCCCGATAAATTTCAATCTTATTTAAATACATTCCGATATGGGTGTCCCCCGCATGGTGGTTTTGGAATTGGATTAGAGAGAGTTGTATATAAACTTTTAGAGTTATCGAATGTGAGAGAAGCGAGTGCTTTTCCGAGAGATTGTACGCGTCTTATACCATAA
- the essC gene encoding type VII secretion protein EssC has protein sequence MQKSPYFQRSPRVKVDIPTGDVIIHDPPNIPEEPKFSIETMLLPAMMTVLTLVLYFVMMKFMKMNSSYMPLMMVSSIPMLGSYVITTMGHFRKKKEHRQMVEQLQTRYLEQIQKHRVELDTLKVEQAKYLITQNPSPLKSVQRIENRESNLWERTPESPDFLDIRIGTGERPFLVELKVPEQKGYEENPLVTEAQNVKRDFNTIPNGHISISLKKNDVIGVVGNKEDRLNFIRIVTTQIMTHHAPNEVKIAAFYHEKEKKQWDWMRWLPHVWDEQRSMRFLSENQQDAQKLAEVLFTPLNMRRIYNSSAQADAKVPLIPMYVFFLSAREFIEDDPLTPMLLREGESVGASTFIFAEQKERLPMECDLVISLNGENGELVETFSSSTENSGTTRASFKVDRLSFERCELGARSIAPIRMKSSTAANIPKVLTFLDLFQAKNMEELQVLERWKENRYPTSLPVPIGVREGSKPVFLNIHDKIEKKGHGPHGLMAGTTGSGKSEVIQSIIAALAATYHPHEMAFMLIDYKGGGMSNTFAGLPHIIASITNLEDPNLIERARISLKAELERRQKLFIQAGNVQHLDEYYETSWREKEPLPHLFIVIDEFAQMKKEQPEFMDELISVAAIGRTLGVHLLLATQKPSGVVNDKIWSNSRFRICLRVQDDADSREMLKIPDASKINVPGRGYLQVGSNEVLELFQSAWSGAPYNPDEEKVLDIVDFTEVKLSGERIKVKKRPKPMTNSPKQLQAFIQYVQSVSEKENIKALPGPWLDPLPEKLLLKEFYAMENWTIAEWNKPKEYLQVTVGLIDDVANQAQFPQKLDLQEGHLNIYGMPGTGKTTMLQTIIMSLAVSHTPEEVNFYVIDFGRMFLDFRDLPHIGGIIQEGENEKMKRLFGFLKKEITHRKESFSNIGAKSFSMYNRMVEKKIPAIVVMVDGYIRFKNEFEKENEVLELLLRESSTYGVYFYFSLNQTIDMFDRVRNNIPMALTFELQDGTEYHNLVGRPKFPLIEVPVGRGLMKGQPPELFQAALPFIGESELEYSQQLKTIIQKMNGEWNGEKAKAIPMVPKEIFVEHMIEELETAQISAGIETEDIHLQSFSLDEMSHIFVGGRIEGGKTSLLQTLLFTTAYQYSPEKVELYLVDLGERPTGILALGDLPHVKKKVTDSMQLKEMLDELLELINNREAVMPSIDSNVTVEFPYKRIIIAIDDIDQMLTVLSTDYEAKNKMELIVQNCKNKGIHFMTAATTSSLNSYSHEKWFAEIRKRSIGYLLGTTQNNDVYFFNMKLPHTEMDQELLSGDGYCIRRKPIKIKCAYTPLHLLRTMTDKISVKWSELKVK, from the coding sequence GTGCAAAAATCACCGTATTTTCAACGCTCTCCGCGTGTGAAAGTAGATATACCAACAGGGGATGTTATTATTCATGATCCGCCGAATATACCGGAGGAGCCGAAGTTTTCAATTGAAACAATGTTACTGCCAGCAATGATGACGGTTTTAACATTGGTATTATATTTTGTAATGATGAAATTTATGAAGATGAATTCAAGTTATATGCCATTAATGATGGTTTCAAGTATTCCAATGTTGGGATCATATGTAATTACAACGATGGGGCATTTCCGTAAAAAGAAAGAACATCGTCAAATGGTTGAACAATTACAAACAAGATATTTAGAGCAAATTCAAAAGCATCGAGTGGAATTAGATACGCTAAAGGTTGAACAAGCAAAATATTTAATTACACAAAATCCAAGCCCATTAAAAAGTGTACAAAGAATTGAAAATCGGGAAAGTAATTTATGGGAGCGTACACCTGAAAGCCCAGACTTTTTAGATATTCGTATTGGTACAGGAGAAAGACCATTTCTTGTAGAATTGAAGGTGCCTGAACAGAAAGGTTATGAAGAAAATCCATTAGTTACAGAAGCGCAAAATGTGAAAAGGGATTTCAATACGATACCGAATGGGCACATTTCAATTTCTTTGAAAAAAAACGATGTAATTGGTGTAGTCGGAAATAAAGAAGATAGACTAAACTTTATTCGAATTGTAACGACACAAATTATGACGCATCATGCACCAAATGAAGTGAAAATAGCAGCATTTTATCATGAGAAGGAGAAAAAGCAGTGGGATTGGATGAGGTGGCTTCCTCACGTATGGGATGAACAGAGAAGTATGCGCTTTTTATCTGAAAATCAACAAGATGCACAGAAACTAGCTGAAGTACTATTTACCCCCCTTAACATGCGTAGAATCTATAATTCTTCTGCGCAAGCGGATGCAAAAGTTCCTTTAATTCCAATGTATGTCTTTTTCTTATCAGCAAGAGAATTTATAGAGGATGATCCTTTAACGCCAATGTTACTTAGAGAAGGTGAAAGTGTAGGGGCTTCTACATTTATTTTTGCGGAACAAAAGGAACGGTTACCGATGGAATGTGATCTTGTTATAAGTTTAAATGGAGAAAATGGTGAATTAGTAGAAACGTTTTCAAGTTCAACTGAAAATAGTGGGACAACGCGTGCTAGTTTTAAAGTAGATCGACTTTCATTTGAACGATGTGAACTAGGAGCGCGAAGCATTGCTCCAATTCGGATGAAAAGTTCTACAGCAGCCAACATTCCGAAAGTATTAACATTTTTAGACTTGTTTCAAGCTAAAAATATGGAAGAGTTACAAGTGCTAGAGAGATGGAAAGAAAATCGATATCCGACTTCATTACCGGTTCCAATTGGTGTAAGAGAAGGAAGTAAACCTGTTTTTCTAAATATTCACGATAAAATAGAGAAAAAAGGGCATGGTCCGCACGGTCTAATGGCTGGTACAACAGGATCAGGAAAAAGTGAAGTGATTCAGTCTATAATAGCGGCGTTAGCAGCGACCTATCACCCTCATGAGATGGCATTTATGCTTATCGATTATAAAGGTGGTGGAATGTCAAACACATTTGCGGGATTACCGCACATTATTGCATCTATTACGAACCTAGAGGATCCAAACTTAATTGAGCGTGCCAGAATTTCATTAAAGGCAGAATTAGAGCGGAGACAAAAATTATTCATTCAGGCTGGAAATGTGCAGCATCTAGATGAATATTATGAAACAAGCTGGCGTGAAAAAGAACCTTTACCACATTTATTTATTGTTATTGATGAGTTTGCTCAAATGAAAAAGGAACAACCTGAATTTATGGACGAGCTAATTAGTGTCGCTGCCATAGGAAGAACTTTAGGAGTTCACTTATTATTAGCAACTCAAAAACCTTCAGGGGTTGTAAATGACAAGATTTGGAGTAACTCGCGTTTTCGAATTTGTTTACGTGTACAAGATGACGCAGATAGTCGTGAAATGCTTAAGATTCCAGATGCATCTAAAATCAATGTACCAGGACGAGGGTATCTCCAAGTTGGTAGCAATGAAGTATTGGAATTATTCCAATCTGCATGGAGCGGAGCACCTTATAATCCAGATGAAGAGAAAGTTCTTGATATTGTTGACTTTACAGAAGTGAAGCTTTCCGGTGAAAGAATAAAAGTGAAAAAGCGTCCAAAACCAATGACAAATAGTCCAAAGCAATTACAAGCTTTTATTCAATATGTACAGAGCGTATCAGAAAAAGAAAATATTAAAGCATTACCAGGACCTTGGCTGGATCCATTACCGGAAAAATTACTGTTAAAAGAATTTTATGCTATGGAAAATTGGACAATTGCTGAGTGGAATAAACCGAAAGAATATTTACAAGTAACGGTAGGATTAATTGATGATGTTGCAAATCAAGCACAATTTCCTCAGAAATTAGATTTACAAGAAGGGCATTTAAATATTTATGGTATGCCAGGTACAGGAAAAACGACGATGTTGCAAACAATTATTATGTCCTTAGCTGTATCTCATACACCAGAAGAAGTGAATTTCTATGTTATTGATTTTGGTCGAATGTTCTTAGATTTTAGAGATTTACCTCATATAGGCGGGATTATACAAGAAGGCGAAAATGAGAAAATGAAACGTCTATTCGGATTTTTAAAGAAGGAAATCACGCATAGAAAAGAGAGTTTTTCTAATATCGGTGCAAAGTCATTCTCTATGTATAACCGAATGGTAGAAAAGAAAATACCAGCTATAGTAGTAATGGTAGATGGTTATATAAGGTTCAAAAATGAATTTGAGAAAGAAAATGAAGTATTAGAATTATTATTACGCGAATCAAGTACATACGGAGTATATTTCTATTTTTCTCTGAATCAAACAATTGATATGTTCGATCGTGTTCGGAATAATATACCGATGGCACTTACATTTGAATTGCAAGATGGAACAGAATATCATAACTTAGTTGGCAGACCTAAATTCCCATTAATTGAAGTTCCTGTTGGCCGTGGATTAATGAAAGGGCAACCGCCGGAACTATTCCAAGCAGCATTGCCGTTTATTGGTGAAAGTGAACTTGAGTACTCTCAACAATTAAAAACAATTATTCAAAAAATGAATGGAGAATGGAATGGTGAAAAAGCAAAAGCTATTCCAATGGTACCTAAAGAAATATTTGTAGAGCATATGATTGAAGAATTAGAAACAGCCCAAATTTCAGCAGGTATAGAAACAGAGGACATTCATTTGCAAAGTTTTTCTTTAGATGAAATGAGTCATATATTTGTTGGGGGAAGAATAGAAGGTGGAAAAACATCGCTATTACAAACGCTTCTGTTCACGACTGCATACCAATACTCTCCAGAAAAGGTTGAGCTATACTTAGTAGACCTTGGTGAAAGACCTACAGGCATATTAGCTCTGGGAGATTTACCTCATGTAAAGAAGAAGGTTACAGATAGTATGCAATTAAAAGAAATGTTAGATGAATTGTTAGAGTTAATAAATAATAGAGAAGCAGTAATGCCTTCTATAGATTCAAACGTAACAGTGGAGTTTCCATATAAGAGAATAATCATTGCAATTGATGATATTGATCAAATGTTAACTGTATTATCTACTGATTATGAGGCAAAAAACAAAATGGAACTAATAGTCCAAAATTGTAAAAATAAAGGGATTCACTTTATGACTGCGGCTACTACGTCTAGCTTAAATAGCTATTCACATGAAAAATGGTTTGCAGAAATTAGAAAGAGAAGTATTGGTTATTTATTGGGAACGACACAAAATAACGATGTGTATTTCTTTAATATGAAACTGCCACATACTGAAATGGATCAAGAATTATTAAGCGGGGATGGATATTGCATACGTAGAAAGCCAATCAAAATAAAATGTGCATATACACCATTACATTTACTTCGCACGATGACAGATAAAATTAGTGTGAAATGGTCTGAATTAAAAGTGAAATAA
- a CDS encoding protein phosphatase 2C domain-containing protein produces the protein MVKYILSQKKETVLQEKKTKHFTYRYSYVRATETQDLNESGQDFLAFQDNGTSFIFALCDGVGLSFHGEIAAEFLGMKLLNLFETCQKSELDITTLINEQLKNWIEEASEEVSAFRLPEETPWLLRDVLEEKRKQGSEAMFIGGKIELIPNQDKAKITIVTHGDSFVQLFQDKENCSNVMKFERNIEKRWSTQRGIIGGELAVFSKTVSRQEANRIVIHSDGLAPLKQYNFEEVLKEIERAQNSPTSDDISFLDVSW, from the coding sequence ATGGTGAAATATATCCTATCGCAAAAGAAAGAAACGGTATTGCAAGAAAAGAAAACTAAACATTTTACTTATAGATATAGCTATGTAAGAGCAACAGAAACGCAGGATTTAAATGAGAGTGGACAAGACTTCTTAGCATTTCAAGATAATGGAACTAGTTTCATATTTGCGTTATGTGACGGTGTAGGGCTGTCTTTTCATGGTGAAATTGCTGCAGAGTTTCTTGGTATGAAGTTATTAAACTTGTTTGAAACATGTCAAAAAAGTGAACTGGATATTACTACATTAATAAATGAACAGTTAAAAAATTGGATAGAAGAAGCTTCAGAGGAAGTGAGTGCATTTCGATTGCCAGAAGAAACACCGTGGTTACTACGCGATGTTTTGGAAGAAAAGCGAAAACAAGGTAGTGAAGCGATGTTTATTGGAGGGAAAATAGAACTTATTCCAAATCAAGATAAAGCAAAAATAACGATAGTTACACATGGTGATTCATTTGTACAATTGTTTCAAGATAAGGAGAATTGTTCGAATGTAATGAAGTTTGAGAGAAATATAGAGAAAAGATGGTCTACACAGCGTGGCATTATTGGCGGGGAATTGGCGGTTTTTTCAAAGACAGTATCTAGACAAGAAGCTAATCGGATAGTTATTCACTCAGACGGACTTGCACCACTTAAGCAGTATAATTTTGAGGAAGTGTTAAAAGAAATCGAGAGGGCACAGAACTCTCCGACAAGTGATGATATTTCATTTTTAGATGTTTCTTGGTAA
- a CDS encoding M36 family metallopeptidase yields the protein MFNKKMVAMAMTVPLVMGTLSTVSAVETKKQVKVEAYSPQKKAIEYLKGNANQYGLKPDLSDLQYISTTETSVASYVRFQQVVNGAPVFSKQITVTLNGEGKGVLAVSDYQSVKGVKEVPTKISEKDAIQKSMAYVGEASEQNLWAPTDKEFGYIIEEGIARPVYKVVVHSNNPFGAWETFIDAENGKLIKKVDINRKVEGTGKVFLPNPVVSSGSLAGLKDNNDADSTALTNQLKTVTLKGLDGTGFLIGEYVTISSKARTKSTNLQFNYTRANDSFEDVMSYYHIDTLQRYIQSLGFQNINNRSIKVNVNGTTADNSFYSPSTKALTFGTGGVDDAEDAGIIAHEYGHSIQDNQVPGFGSSLEGGAMGEGFGDFLGATYEDAVSTTGYGKACVGEWDAAAYSSSDPTCLRRLDTNKVYPKDIKNQVHADGEIWSQGQYEMAQAFGRDVATKIILQSHWSLTPNSKFSDGAKAIKQADALLYGGQHAADIDRIWAARGISTN from the coding sequence ATGACTGTGCCATTAGTAATGGGGACGCTTTCTACTGTTTCTGCAGTAGAGACAAAGAAACAAGTAAAGGTGGAAGCTTATTCGCCACAGAAAAAAGCTATTGAATATTTAAAAGGGAATGCCAATCAGTACGGATTAAAGCCAGACCTTTCAGACTTGCAATATATTTCTACAACAGAAACGTCAGTAGCTTCATATGTTAGATTCCAACAAGTTGTGAATGGTGCACCTGTATTTTCCAAGCAAATTACAGTTACTCTTAACGGAGAGGGAAAGGGAGTACTTGCTGTTTCTGATTATCAATCTGTTAAAGGTGTGAAGGAAGTACCGACAAAAATTAGTGAAAAAGATGCAATACAAAAATCAATGGCGTATGTTGGAGAAGCAAGTGAGCAAAACTTATGGGCTCCTACAGATAAAGAATTTGGATACATTATTGAAGAGGGAATTGCTCGTCCAGTATATAAAGTGGTTGTCCATTCTAATAATCCATTTGGTGCATGGGAAACATTTATTGATGCGGAAAATGGAAAGTTAATTAAAAAGGTTGATATAAACCGAAAAGTAGAAGGAACAGGAAAAGTATTTTTACCTAACCCTGTCGTATCAAGTGGGAGTTTAGCAGGATTAAAAGATAATAACGATGCAGATTCAACAGCGCTAACGAATCAATTAAAAACTGTTACGTTAAAAGGTTTAGATGGGACAGGATTTTTAATTGGAGAGTATGTAACGATATCTTCAAAAGCGAGAACAAAATCTACAAACTTACAATTCAACTATACACGTGCAAATGATAGCTTTGAAGATGTGATGTCGTATTATCATATTGATACATTGCAGCGTTATATTCAAAGTCTTGGGTTTCAAAATATTAACAATCGTTCCATTAAAGTAAATGTAAATGGAACAACAGCTGATAACTCATTTTATTCACCATCAACAAAGGCTTTAACTTTCGGTACTGGAGGAGTCGATGATGCAGAAGATGCTGGCATTATTGCGCATGAATATGGACATTCAATTCAAGATAATCAAGTTCCTGGGTTTGGAAGTTCACTAGAAGGCGGAGCGATGGGAGAAGGATTTGGTGACTTCTTAGGTGCTACTTATGAAGATGCTGTATCGACTACAGGTTACGGAAAAGCATGTGTTGGAGAGTGGGATGCGGCGGCTTATTCTAGTTCAGATCCAACGTGCTTACGCCGATTAGATACGAATAAAGTGTATCCGAAAGATATAAAAAATCAAGTACATGCTGACGGTGAAATTTGGTCACAAGGACAATATGAGATGGCACAAGCTTTTGGCCGTGATGTTGCAACAAAAATTATTTTACAATCACATTGGTCATTAACGCCAAATTCTAAATTCAGTGATGGAGCAAAAGCGATTAAGCAAGCAGATGCTCTTTTATATGGCGGACAACACGCTGCTGATATCGATCGTATTTGGGCGGCAAGAGGAATTAGTACGAATTAA